Proteins encoded by one window of Xylella fastidiosa:
- a CDS encoding VRR-NUC domain-containing protein, which translates to MMTIPRERTIERYLVAQVRAKGGEIRKVKWGGRHGAPDRIAMLPNGRTLWVELKAPGQQCTPHQVREHERMRGMGQRVVVVDSLKGVDEVLA; encoded by the coding sequence ATGATGACCATTCCCCGTGAGCGGACAATCGAACGTTATTTAGTGGCCCAGGTCAGGGCCAAGGGCGGTGAAATCCGCAAGGTGAAATGGGGGGGCCGCCACGGTGCGCCGGACCGTATCGCCATGCTACCCAACGGGCGCACCCTGTGGGTGGAACTCAAAGCCCCAGGCCAGCAGTGCACACCGCATCAAGTCCGTGAGCATGAGCGCATGCGCGGCATGGGCCAGCGCGTGGTCGTGGTCGATTCCTTAAAAGGCGTGGATGAGGTGCTGGCGTGA
- a CDS encoding truncated phage-related DNA polymerase has protein sequence MPIQEAVEALQWTKANHRPTFGLSDRAWLACDVFKRAWRNAHPAIAAFWQALQCAVTDAIGHPETAHTCCGITVQYSRAWLRLRLPSGRVLYYAAPRVDEHGALSYMGTHPVTRKWTRITTYGGKLVENITQAVSRDVLAACMPAIETAGYAIVLTVHDEIITEADDNAAFNAAHLAALMATPPPWAQGLPLAAEGFQTHRYRKQ, from the coding sequence ATGCCAATTCAGGAGGCCGTGGAAGCGCTCCAGTGGACCAAGGCCAACCACCGTCCCACCTTCGGCCTCTCAGATCGCGCATGGTTGGCCTGCGATGTGTTTAAGCGCGCATGGCGCAACGCGCATCCGGCCATTGCCGCGTTTTGGCAGGCGTTGCAGTGCGCAGTCACAGACGCCATCGGCCACCCCGAAACGGCGCACACCTGCTGCGGTATCACCGTGCAGTACAGCCGTGCATGGCTGCGTCTGCGTCTGCCGTCGGGGCGGGTGCTTTACTACGCCGCTCCCAGAGTCGATGAGCACGGCGCGCTGTCCTACATGGGCACGCATCCGGTAACGCGCAAATGGACGCGCATCACCACCTACGGCGGCAAGCTGGTCGAGAACATCACCCAAGCTGTCAGCCGCGACGTGTTGGCCGCCTGCATGCCTGCGATTGAAACCGCCGGTTACGCGATTGTGTTAACCGTGCACGACGAAATCATTACCGAAGCCGATGACAACGCCGCTTTCAATGCCGCGCACTTGGCCGCACTCATGGCCACACCGCCCCCCTGGGCACAGGGGTTGCCCTTAGCGGCGGAAGGCTTCCAAACCCACCGGTATAGGAAGCAATGA
- a CDS encoding helix-turn-helix domain-containing protein has protein sequence MLMAHRIALDPNNVQATHLSRAAGVAGFSYNWALAEWRHQYEACTLDSALPKP, from the coding sequence ATGCTGATGGCCCACCGTATTGCACTGGACCCTAACAATGTACAGGCGACCCACCTGTCGCGTGCGGCAGGTGTGGCCGGTTTTTCCTATAACTGGGCGTTAGCCGAATGGAGGCATCAATATGAAGCATGTACGTTGGACAGTGCCCTTCCCAAGCCATAG
- a CDS encoding DUF3383 family protein: MTERVRNGAFAPGLWNGQALGALATGDYLEAGFYVWADSVDTLSTSDRQARRAPPIQIAVKLAGAIHAVDVIINFDR, translated from the coding sequence ATGACAGAACGGGTCCGTAACGGCGCCTTTGCCCCTGGCCTCTGGAACGGGCAGGCCCTCGGTGCGCTGGCCACCGGCGATTACCTGGAGGCTGGTTTTTATGTCTGGGCCGATTCAGTGGACACCTTATCGACCTCTGATCGCCAAGCACGCCGGGCACCGCCCATCCAGATCGCCGTGAAGCTGGCCGGTGCCATCCATGCGGTGGACGTCATCATCAATTTTGACCGATAA
- a CDS encoding phage structural protein: MSVFDPKQVSVLLNGTQIKDWADGTDVIDAKHNADAGAYTIGASGTGVFVANADRSGTLTLKIKQHSADNAFLSRRLAQQRGAIQSFTPFTLDIRDLLNQDVVTATQGYFTTPQDLPGAPDTIQKPGHWCLK, encoded by the coding sequence ATGTCCGTCTTCGACCCCAAACAAGTGTCGGTGCTGCTCAATGGAACCCAGATCAAAGACTGGGCCGATGGCACGGACGTCATCGACGCCAAACACAATGCCGATGCCGGTGCCTACACCATCGGGGCCAGCGGCACGGGCGTGTTTGTCGCCAACGCCGATCGTTCCGGCACCTTAACCTTGAAAATCAAACAGCACAGCGCCGACAACGCCTTTTTGAGCAGGCGACTGGCGCAGCAACGCGGCGCGATCCAGTCCTTCACCCCCTTCACCCTGGATATCCGTGACCTGTTGAATCAGGACGTGGTGACAGCCACCCAAGGGTATTTCACCACCCCCCAGGATTTACCCGGGGCGCCGGACACAATCCAGAAACCTGGACACTGGTGTTTGAAGTGA
- a CDS encoding phage tail assembly chaperone, with product MNNEHRFEIDGITYVMTPANAMAAWQSLKRAGVLLRGMDADALANAQGAASVALGTLLSHLGDPAVTEIEALVFEQTAIKTPEGTTYRLSPDRLNEHFNTRRTHLLRVLMEGVKYQYSDFFAGGMAAFQELNPMPNAEQP from the coding sequence ATGAACAATGAACATCGTTTTGAAATAGATGGCATCACCTACGTCATGACCCCGGCCAATGCGATGGCGGCCTGGCAATCACTCAAACGCGCCGGGGTGCTACTGCGGGGGATGGATGCCGACGCCCTGGCCAACGCCCAAGGCGCCGCCTCCGTTGCCCTGGGGACGCTGCTGAGCCATCTGGGCGACCCTGCGGTGACCGAGATAGAAGCCCTGGTGTTTGAACAGACCGCGATCAAGACCCCCGAGGGCACCACCTACCGGCTCAGCCCAGATCGGCTCAATGAGCACTTCAACACCCGCCGCACCCATCTGCTGCGCGTCTTGATGGAAGGAGTCAAGTATCAATACAGCGATTTTTTCGCTGGCGGCATGGCGGCCTTTCAGGAGCTGAATCCCATGCCAAACGCCGAGCAACCGTAA
- a CDS encoding helix-turn-helix domain-containing protein, with the protein MTKIETFNSVWDALADTPEQAANLRARAELMRQIAAVIEANDWNQSQAATHCGVTQPRINDLLRGRISRFSLDALVNIATAIGRRVHVKLEAA; encoded by the coding sequence ATGACTAAGATAGAAACTTTTAACAGCGTATGGGATGCCTTAGCAGATACACCAGAACAGGCTGCAAATCTTCGTGCCAGGGCTGAACTCATGCGGCAAATCGCGGCAGTCATTGAAGCAAACGACTGGAATCAATCACAAGCTGCAACACACTGCGGTGTGACCCAACCACGTATCAACGACTTATTACGTGGTCGTATCTCGCGGTTCTCATTAGATGCTTTAGTCAACATCGCCACTGCCATCGGACGGCGCGTTCATGTGAAATTAGAAGCGGCATAA
- a CDS encoding type II toxin-antitoxin system RelE/ParE family toxin, with translation MKVLRFLGDSLMCLRQFPEDACSDAGYQLDKIQRGEQPKDFKPMPSIGKGVEELRIWDDSGTYRVVYTARLADAVYVLHAFQKKTQATSKRDVELAKRRYTELTKGAK, from the coding sequence ATGAAGGTACTCCGATTCCTTGGTGACTCACTGATGTGCTTGCGGCAGTTCCCAGAGGACGCATGCAGCGATGCAGGCTACCAACTGGACAAGATACAGCGTGGTGAGCAGCCTAAAGACTTCAAACCGATGCCTTCCATTGGTAAAGGTGTTGAAGAGTTACGAATCTGGGATGACTCTGGTACTTATCGTGTTGTCTACACTGCAAGATTGGCTGATGCCGTTTATGTCTTACATGCTTTTCAAAAGAAGACGCAAGCCACAAGCAAACGCGATGTAGAACTTGCTAAGAGGCGATACACCGAACTTACAAAAGGTGCCAAATGA
- a CDS encoding phage baseplate protein — translation MITLTHRHIGTITLDAVLEETHQAELRITENPIESGAMIGDHAVLMPQTVTIAGIVVDYHPQRSPAPAAEEHRAEPLNFLTDRVPFPTDLLPFTAQALRVAQRELPSVISQATAPQSDGQHAVRPLADWLPDYQPITPRDDSATTGRIAQVYTALRNLQRSGQTLEVHTGVQTYQDMLILSIASRQTQDGSIECVLTVRELFIVKTTSISGVSLPAPKRGRSASQGAAQRHSGQTHPKPVDTEKNRSLLRQMSGLF, via the coding sequence ATGATCACCCTGACCCACCGCCACATCGGCACCATCACCCTGGATGCAGTGCTTGAAGAAACGCACCAAGCCGAGCTGCGCATCACTGAAAACCCGATAGAGTCTGGCGCGATGATTGGCGATCACGCCGTTCTGATGCCGCAGACCGTCACCATTGCTGGCATTGTGGTGGACTACCACCCCCAGCGCAGCCCAGCCCCTGCCGCAGAGGAACACAGGGCCGAGCCATTGAATTTCCTGACCGATCGCGTCCCATTCCCCACGGACCTGCTGCCCTTCACCGCTCAGGCGCTGCGTGTGGCCCAACGTGAGCTGCCCTCGGTGATCAGCCAAGCCACTGCACCCCAGAGCGACGGCCAGCACGCCGTGCGCCCTCTGGCCGATTGGCTGCCGGATTACCAGCCCATCACCCCCCGTGATGATTCTGCCACCACAGGCCGCATTGCCCAGGTGTACACCGCCCTACGGAATCTACAACGCAGCGGACAGACCCTGGAGGTACACACCGGCGTCCAGACGTATCAAGACATGTTGATTCTCTCCATTGCGTCCAGACAAACCCAGGATGGTTCGATTGAATGCGTGCTGACAGTGCGAGAACTGTTCATCGTCAAGACAACATCGATTTCTGGTGTCTCATTGCCCGCCCCCAAACGCGGCAGGAGCGCCTCCCAAGGCGCGGCGCAACGCCACAGCGGCCAGACCCACCCTAAGCCGGTGGACACCGAGAAGAACCGCTCCTTACTGCGTCAGATGTCTGGACTGTTCTGA
- a CDS encoding phage baseplate plug family protein has translation MWQIPVDSSAYQTQSFRVGAESLRLILRWNPVPCCWSMDLYTATLDQPVAQGVPLVVGVPLLWRRPVDYFFWLTDESGLEMDPMRHDDLGERCLLFVGLKEQVRP, from the coding sequence ATGTGGCAGATTCCCGTGGATAGCAGCGCGTATCAGACCCAGTCGTTTCGCGTAGGTGCCGAGTCCCTACGCTTGATCCTGCGATGGAATCCGGTCCCGTGTTGCTGGTCGATGGACCTGTACACCGCGACCCTAGATCAGCCCGTGGCGCAAGGCGTCCCCCTGGTGGTGGGCGTCCCCCTGCTGTGGCGGCGTCCTGTGGATTACTTCTTTTGGCTGACAGATGAAAGCGGTTTAGAGATGGACCCGATGCGCCACGATGACCTGGGCGAACGCTGCTTGCTGTTTGTTGGATTAAAAGAGCAGGTCCGCCCATGA
- a CDS encoding phage protein, with amino-acid sequence MKQFGRQYRLELGSSHDGIAIDTLRIAFDIRKTSDSTPNPAKITVWNLNRDHLSLLTSRQYNRVRLLAGYADLRLLFVGDIIKPSVRRDGTDYIIELECGDGDHDYRHGHVCLSLAAGATDAQVLRALSTSMPSTRLGPIQMQGQRGLTRGKVLSGNTRDLLDAMANNHGADWSIQDGALMLLPADTVLAGDAVLLSQSSGMIGSPEVTDDGLKITTLLNPALRIGGLVRVDSIIPIYNGDYKITSLQDMGDVMAEAWFSTVTCVGGDFQNVRPSV; translated from the coding sequence ATGAAACAGTTTGGCCGCCAGTATCGCCTGGAGCTGGGGTCCAGCCACGATGGGATTGCCATCGACACCCTGCGCATCGCCTTTGACATCCGTAAAACCAGCGACTCCACCCCCAACCCCGCCAAGATCACCGTCTGGAATCTCAACCGCGATCACCTGAGCTTGCTCACCAGCCGACAGTACAACAGGGTCCGGCTACTCGCCGGTTATGCCGACCTGCGCCTGTTATTTGTCGGTGACATCATCAAGCCTTCTGTGAGACGCGATGGAACCGATTACATCATTGAACTGGAATGCGGCGATGGCGATCACGACTACCGCCATGGGCATGTTTGCTTATCGTTGGCCGCAGGGGCGACCGATGCCCAGGTACTGCGGGCACTGAGTACCTCCATGCCGTCTACCCGGCTGGGACCTATCCAGATGCAGGGACAACGTGGCTTGACCCGCGGCAAAGTCCTGTCGGGCAATACCCGCGACCTGCTGGATGCAATGGCCAACAATCATGGTGCGGACTGGTCCATCCAGGATGGCGCACTGATGTTACTGCCTGCCGATACCGTCCTGGCCGGTGACGCCGTGCTGCTGTCTCAAAGCAGCGGCATGATTGGCTCCCCCGAAGTGACCGATGATGGATTAAAAATCACCACCTTGCTCAATCCGGCCTTGCGCATCGGCGGCCTGGTGCGCGTGGACTCGATCATCCCTATCTACAACGGCGACTACAAAATCACCTCACTGCAAGACATGGGCGATGTCATGGCCGAAGCCTGGTTCAGTACGGTGACCTGTGTGGGCGGTGATTTTCAGAACGTGAGGCCGTCTGTATGA
- a CDS encoding Gp138 family membrane-puncturing spike protein, with protein MSLDDWNNASLSAVLQRSTEALAQRLRVALPGQIVRFNPVTQTATVQPLIQQKRNDGSLQPLPVLQDVPVSFPRGGGFVITFPVAAGDECELIFQDRCMDAWFQSGRASEPVDYRLHDLSDAVACVGIASLPNVIPRFEMDGVVLRTLDGRASFKLDTQGVITLRGSKLVLDLPVEFTQGLRGHGDVVSNRIGLETHTHDNVENGPGQTGPAQ; from the coding sequence ATGAGTCTGGATGACTGGAATAACGCCTCCCTCAGTGCCGTACTGCAACGCAGTACCGAAGCGCTGGCCCAGCGCCTGCGTGTGGCCTTGCCTGGGCAGATCGTCCGCTTTAACCCAGTCACCCAAACGGCGACCGTACAGCCGTTGATCCAGCAGAAGAGGAACGATGGCTCCCTTCAGCCCTTACCGGTACTCCAGGATGTGCCGGTATCCTTCCCGCGGGGCGGCGGCTTTGTGATCACCTTCCCCGTGGCTGCTGGGGATGAATGCGAACTCATCTTCCAAGATCGCTGCATGGATGCCTGGTTCCAGTCTGGCCGTGCGTCCGAGCCTGTGGACTATCGCCTGCATGACCTGTCTGATGCCGTTGCCTGCGTGGGAATTGCTTCCTTACCCAATGTCATTCCGAGGTTTGAAATGGACGGCGTGGTACTGCGCACCCTGGATGGCCGCGCCTCATTCAAACTGGATACCCAAGGCGTGATCACGCTGCGCGGCAGCAAACTGGTTCTTGATCTTCCCGTGGAATTCACCCAGGGACTGCGTGGTCATGGCGACGTCGTATCAAACCGCATCGGCCTGGAGACACACACCCACGACAACGTGGAGAACGGCCCAGGACAGACAGGCCCGGCCCAATGA
- a CDS encoding antitoxin: protein MSCLTIDITDQQHQSLKALAALQGKTVEQYALERLFPSDTDADQAWQDLKTLVGTRISEGLAGKVSTKSINEILNEELT from the coding sequence ATGAGTTGTCTGACCATTGACATCACGGACCAGCAGCACCAAAGCTTGAAGGCACTCGCCGCCTTACAGGGAAAGACAGTCGAGCAGTATGCGTTGGAACGCCTATTCCCAAGCGATACTGATGCCGATCAGGCATGGCAGGATCTGAAAACCCTGGTTGGAACGCGCATCAGTGAAGGGCTGGCGGGGAAAGTGTCCACCAAAAGCATCAATGAAATTCTCAATGAAGAACTAACCTAG
- a CDS encoding type II toxin-antitoxin system RelE/ParE family toxin: protein MTGYILTAAAETDLRSIIRYTRKQWGDAQMRRYIATLEQDMASLAAGRGVFRNMSVLFPALRMGRCEHHYVFCLPREGAPALIVAIFHERMDLMTRLADRLK from the coding sequence TTGACCGGCTACATTCTCACTGCTGCGGCAGAAACTGATCTGCGCAGTATCATCCGCTACACGCGCAAACAATGGGGCGATGCGCAGATGCGCCGCTATATCGCCACGCTGGAACAGGACATGGCCAGTCTCGCTGCTGGCCGCGGTGTTTTCAGGAACATGAGCGTACTGTTTCCGGCACTACGGATGGGCCGGTGCGAACATCATTACGTTTTCTGTTTACCCCGCGAGGGAGCGCCTGCGCTGATTGTGGCTATTTTTCATGAGCGCATGGATCTCATGACACGACTGGCTGACCGACTCAAATAA
- a CDS encoding baseplate J/gp47 family protein yields MGKVTTSGYEAERLDTIIARLQEGFRWIYGNDINVDPDSPDGQLIGLIAQIKADLEELGTDIHRQLDPDYASGAWLEQRVAYAGLTRRRASYSYLRNVTLTGTPDALIPAGYVVSDPNRCRWQLVSPVRLDATGHAYADFRSDTLGRFDVPAHTALTIETVALGWDSALTTEDAEAGTEEESDAALRARFFKSRAKTSTNNADSIQATLWGLPDVRHVVCLENFTDTVDAAGVPAHGINVIVEGGRDEAIAEVIYHHKTLGTNMRGEVRVEIKNKHGQPREIYFDRSVAPPASK; encoded by the coding sequence ATGGGAAAAGTCACCACCAGCGGATACGAAGCCGAGCGGCTGGATACGATCATTGCCCGCTTGCAAGAAGGCTTCCGCTGGATTTACGGCAACGATATCAACGTTGATCCAGACAGCCCCGATGGCCAGTTGATTGGCCTGATTGCACAGATCAAAGCCGATCTGGAAGAACTGGGCACGGACATCCACCGGCAACTGGACCCGGATTACGCCAGTGGCGCATGGCTAGAACAACGCGTGGCCTATGCGGGCCTCACCCGCAGGCGAGCCAGCTACAGCTACTTACGCAATGTCACTTTGACCGGCACACCCGATGCCTTGATCCCGGCAGGGTATGTTGTTTCAGATCCCAATCGCTGCCGCTGGCAGCTCGTGTCACCCGTGCGCCTGGATGCCACTGGCCACGCATATGCAGACTTTCGCAGCGATACCTTAGGCCGTTTTGACGTCCCGGCACACACCGCCCTGACCATTGAAACCGTGGCCCTGGGCTGGGACTCGGCCCTCACGACCGAGGACGCCGAAGCAGGGACAGAAGAAGAGTCCGATGCGGCGCTGCGCGCCCGCTTCTTTAAAAGCCGTGCCAAGACATCCACCAACAATGCTGACAGCATCCAGGCCACGCTCTGGGGGCTGCCCGACGTGCGCCACGTCGTCTGCTTAGAAAACTTCACCGATACCGTGGATGCTGCGGGAGTCCCCGCCCACGGCATTAACGTCATTGTGGAGGGGGGCCGGGATGAGGCCATTGCTGAAGTGATCTATCACCATAAAACACTCGGGACAAACATGCGTGGTGAGGTACGGGTAGAGATTAAAAACAAACACGGCCAACCTAGAGAGATCTATTTTGACCGGTCCGTTGCGCCGCCCGCATCGAAGTAG
- a CDS encoding DUF2612 domain-containing protein, whose protein sequence is MSYADLLIWQYKGQPKATATAALISDTFGTTWNGLADLRQTLDIERATGTHLDLIGQHVGQSRILSSERTPVRHDLSLDDAAYRFLIKCRIAKNHMTGTAPNMEEVLDFIFPGSAAVLDHYDMSYTVFVSTAMISDVIGHAITVLDILPRPAGVRVRYNLVTHLPFGYERSNRNYTHGTFGDPPER, encoded by the coding sequence ATGAGCTACGCGGACCTGTTGATCTGGCAGTACAAGGGCCAACCCAAGGCCACCGCCACCGCTGCATTGATCAGCGATACCTTCGGCACCACCTGGAACGGCTTAGCCGATCTGCGCCAGACATTGGATATCGAACGCGCCACCGGAACACACCTTGACCTCATCGGCCAGCATGTCGGTCAATCCCGTATTTTATCCAGTGAACGCACCCCCGTACGGCACGATCTGAGCTTGGACGATGCAGCCTACCGCTTTCTCATCAAGTGCCGCATTGCCAAAAATCACATGACCGGCACCGCGCCCAATATGGAGGAAGTCCTGGACTTCATCTTTCCCGGCAGCGCCGCAGTGCTGGACCACTACGACATGAGCTATACCGTGTTTGTCAGTACTGCAATGATTTCAGACGTCATCGGCCATGCCATCACCGTGCTGGACATTTTGCCTCGTCCAGCAGGCGTGCGGGTTCGCTACAACCTTGTGACGCATCTGCCCTTCGGATACGAGCGCAGCAACCGTAACTACACACACGGCACCTTTGGCGACCCACCCGAGCGATAA
- a CDS encoding phage tail protein — MTEHYFRTPFAQQGDRIHVPEAKDSHGFVSYTQGWGPDYQKDLTKEPTAKPVERTVMNAVLHAITTVLKGYQEYGSPEFITAEQNNGTPFSYMRGVIVRYRPDHASRYGLYLSTADNNTDTPLQNEPNRWTALSRYEPGQIVYTAGKRALPGTLLCDGRAVSRAMYPRLFEEINTSYGAGDGVSTFNIPNFLEGTVGVHTADPALVGTFTSGQVISHAHTATAEEGGRHLHPVTVHPAGRHTHPASAAAAGNHLHQAWSDEQGLHQHTGSTSWDGDHAHILGSFRAIYASGRDMGFYEQNQGKVTTNVTGGHLHRFTTDANGKHAHNISMQAAGFHVHDIAVTAEADHAHAATAESAGRHGHTVSIDRFGEHHNLPAGLRVMACLVVLIDYCLLKNIDYEDVASWLVGGGQLYF; from the coding sequence ATGACAGAACACTACTTCCGTACCCCCTTTGCCCAGCAAGGGGACAGGATCCACGTGCCCGAAGCCAAAGACAGTCACGGCTTTGTGAGCTACACCCAAGGATGGGGGCCGGACTATCAAAAAGATTTAACCAAGGAGCCGACGGCTAAACCCGTAGAACGCACTGTCATGAATGCCGTGCTGCACGCCATCACCACGGTGCTTAAAGGCTACCAGGAATACGGCAGCCCTGAATTCATCACCGCCGAACAGAATAACGGCACGCCATTTTCATACATGCGTGGGGTGATCGTCCGATACCGCCCGGATCACGCAAGCCGTTACGGGCTGTATCTGTCCACGGCTGACAACAACACCGATACACCGCTACAGAATGAACCCAACCGCTGGACGGCACTCTCCAGGTACGAGCCTGGACAGATTGTCTACACCGCAGGCAAACGCGCCTTACCCGGCACCCTGTTGTGTGATGGCCGCGCTGTATCGCGTGCCATGTACCCACGCCTGTTTGAGGAAATCAACACCAGTTATGGTGCCGGTGATGGTGTCAGCACCTTCAACATTCCCAATTTTCTTGAAGGCACCGTCGGCGTTCACACCGCCGACCCTGCCTTGGTCGGCACCTTCACCAGCGGGCAGGTGATCTCCCATGCGCACACCGCGACGGCCGAGGAGGGCGGTAGGCATCTCCATCCTGTCACAGTCCATCCCGCAGGCCGCCATACACACCCTGCCAGCGCAGCAGCGGCGGGCAATCATCTACACCAGGCATGGAGCGACGAACAAGGATTGCACCAGCATACAGGCAGCACCTCTTGGGACGGTGACCACGCGCATATCTTGGGTTCTTTCAGAGCGATCTATGCCTCTGGAAGAGACATGGGTTTTTATGAGCAAAATCAAGGCAAAGTCACGACCAATGTCACTGGCGGGCATCTACACAGATTCACCACCGATGCAAACGGCAAGCATGCCCATAACATCAGCATGCAGGCCGCAGGGTTTCATGTGCATGACATTGCTGTAACAGCAGAGGCAGATCATGCTCACGCGGCAACAGCCGAATCGGCAGGCAGGCATGGCCACACTGTGTCCATTGATCGCTTTGGAGAACACCACAACCTGCCCGCTGGACTGCGCGTCATGGCGTGTTTAGTCGTTTTGATTGATTATTGTTTATTAAAGAACATTGATTATGAGGATGTTGCATCGTGGCTGGTGGGTGGCGGGCAATTGTATTTTTGA
- a CDS encoding ABC transporter ATP-binding protein, whose translation MNTTEHDPMILAKGLLKTYKNTVALAGLSFRFGPGRIVGLIGPNGAGKTTALKAILGLTSYQGQLQVLGMDPYRQRNALMNDVCFIADVALLPRWLRVNEAIDFVSGVHPRFDRTKCEGFLERTQLPRGARVRELSKGMIVQLHLALVMAIDARLLVLDEPTLGLDILYRKQFYRHLQEYYFDEQRTILITTHQIEEIEQILTDVMFIRDGHIVLNTDVQNLAKRYTEVLVDTDKLDSARALGPIDEHKRPSSHTVMLFDGIPKDQLTPLGTTSTPSLADLFVAVMNGTYA comes from the coding sequence ATGAACACCACAGAACACGATCCGATGATCCTCGCCAAGGGATTGCTTAAGACCTATAAAAATACCGTTGCTCTGGCTGGTCTGTCGTTTCGCTTTGGACCTGGTCGCATCGTTGGCTTGATTGGCCCTAATGGCGCCGGTAAAACCACAGCACTCAAAGCAATCCTGGGCCTGACCAGCTACCAAGGTCAGTTGCAAGTGCTCGGCATGGACCCGTACCGGCAACGCAACGCACTGATGAACGATGTCTGCTTCATCGCCGATGTGGCGCTCCTGCCACGCTGGCTACGGGTCAATGAGGCGATTGATTTCGTCTCTGGGGTACATCCACGCTTTGACCGTACTAAGTGCGAAGGTTTCTTAGAACGCACTCAACTACCCCGCGGAGCACGGGTGCGCGAGCTATCCAAGGGAATGATTGTGCAATTGCATCTGGCGCTGGTAATGGCCATTGACGCACGCCTGCTGGTCCTGGACGAACCAACCTTGGGCCTGGACATTCTTTACCGCAAACAATTCTACAGGCACCTGCAGGAATACTACTTTGACGAACAAAGAACCATCCTGATCACCACCCACCAGATCGAAGAGATCGAACAGATCCTCACCGATGTGATGTTTATCCGCGACGGCCACATCGTGCTCAATACAGACGTACAAAACTTAGCCAAGCGCTACACCGAGGTGTTAGTGGATACCGACAAACTCGACAGCGCACGCGCACTCGGACCCATCGACGAACATAAGCGGCCATCAAGTCACACCGTCATGTTGTTTGATGGCATCCCCAAAGATCAGCTAACACCCCTCGGCACCACCAGTACACCAAGCTTGGCAGACTTGTTTGTGGCGGTCATGAACGGAACCTACGCATGA
- a CDS encoding glutathione peroxidase — protein sequence MNMLNVLRFPVLALALAFVSSGVLADVGSLLDLDYRPLAGKETVNLQRLYGGKVLLVVNTASKCGFTPQYEGLEALHQKLSPLGFAVLGFPSNDFKGQEPGDEQQIQEFCTLTYGVKFPMFQKVHVKGNEVTPLYQRLTQTTGVAPGWNFHKYLIARDGHVVAQFDSRTRPDDPILLEAIKRELAKSVQVVH from the coding sequence ATGAACATGCTCAATGTGTTGAGGTTTCCCGTTTTGGCTTTGGCTTTGGCTTTTGTTTCTAGTGGTGTACTGGCCGATGTGGGGAGTTTGCTGGATTTGGATTACCGTCCGTTGGCCGGTAAAGAGACTGTCAATTTGCAGCGCCTTTATGGTGGCAAGGTGCTGTTGGTGGTCAATACCGCCAGTAAATGTGGTTTTACCCCGCAATACGAAGGATTAGAGGCATTGCACCAGAAATTGTCGCCACTTGGTTTTGCTGTACTTGGTTTTCCATCCAACGACTTTAAGGGGCAAGAACCAGGTGATGAGCAGCAAATTCAGGAATTCTGCACGCTGACGTATGGGGTTAAGTTTCCAATGTTTCAGAAGGTTCACGTCAAAGGCAATGAGGTCACGCCACTGTATCAGCGCTTGACGCAGACGACGGGTGTGGCACCGGGCTGGAACTTTCACAAGTACCTCATTGCGCGTGATGGCCATGTTGTGGCTCAGTTTGATAGCCGTACGCGGCCTGATGATCCAATTCTGTTGGAAGCGATCAAGCGTGAGTTGGCAAAGTCGGTGCAGGTAGTGCACTGA